The sequence below is a genomic window from Ipomoea triloba cultivar NCNSP0323 chromosome 10, ASM357664v1.
NNNNNNNNNNNNNNNNNNNNNNNNNNNNNNNNNNNNNNNNNNNNNNNNNNNNNNNNNNNNNNNNNNNNNNNNNNNNNNNNNNNNNNNNNNNNNNNNNNNNNNNNNNNNNNNNNNNNNNNNNNNNNNNNNNNNNNNNNNNNNNNNNNNNNNNNNNNNNNNNNNNNNNNNNNNNNNNNNNNNNNNNNNNNNNNNNNNNNNNNNNNNNNNNNNNNNNNNNNNNNNNNNNNNNNNNNNNNNNNNNNNNNNNNNNNNNNNNNNNNNNNNNNNNNNNNNNNNNNNNNNNNNNNNNNNNNNNNNNNNNNNNNNNNNNNNNNNNNNNNNNNNNNNNNNNNNNNNNNNNNNNNNNNNNNNNNNNNNNNNNNNNNNNNNNNNNNNNNNNNNNNNNNNNNNNNNNNNNNNNNNNNNNNNNNNNNNNNNNNNNNNNNNNNNNNNNNNNNNNNNNNNNNNNNNNNNNNNNNNNNNNNNNNNNNNNNNNNNNNNNNNNNNNNNNNNNNNNNNNNNNNNNNNNNNNNNNNNNNNNNNNNNNNNNNNNNNNNNNNNNNNNNNNNNNNNNNNNNNNNNNNNNNNNNNNNNNNNNNNNNNNNNNNNNNNNNNNNNNNNNNNNNNNNNNNNNNNNNNNNNNNNNNNNNNNNNNNNNNNNNNNNNNNNNNNNNNNNNNNNNNNNNNNNNNNNNNNNNNNNNNNNNNNNNNNNNNNNNNNNNNNNNNNNNNNNNNNNNNNNNNNNNNNNNNNNNNNNNNNNNNNNNNNNNNNNNNNNNNNNNNNNNNNNNNNNNNNNNNNNNNNNNNNNNNNNNNNNNNNNNNNNNNNNNNNNNNNNNNNNNNNNNNNNNNNNNNNNNNNNNNNNNNNNNNNNNNNNNNNNNTCCAGTACCAATTGGCTCACTTCTACCTCTTTCCCTTTCCCCCACAATACAACGTAAACTCCTATCACAATTAGTCCCCCTCCAAGCAAACTGAGGTAAAAACGTATGAAAAAACAGTGCCATTATATATCAGCATATATATGTTTATCGATGAATATAACACTGAAGTTTAGTTTATAATCTGTCAGAAAAATGATGGTTAAGTTCGATATCAGTATATGAAGTTTAGTTTCTAACCTGTCAGAAAAATGATGGTTCAATATCAGTACAGTATATGTTTATAGATGAATACAATACTGAAGTTTAGTTTATAATCTGACAGAAAAATGATGGTTTGATATCAGTATATGTTTATCAATGAATATAATTCTGAAGTTTAGTTTATAATCTGTCAGAAAAATGATGGTTCATGGCAATTCAAATGCAAGCTAAGAGTGGAATCTGCAGAGAAGGTAATAACATTTAGTAACGAAGGTTGAGATAATACGTACGTTCCCAAGTGTATCTTCTCATCCAAGAACAAAGATCCTGCTATTGCCACCATGATCAGCATTAACGGATTGAAGATCGAGACGAATACCGGACCTTTCTTGCGTACACACCATGCAATCAGAGAGAACATCAATCCAGAACCGACAATCCCCTGCAtcaataatcacataacaaaTGTTGTTTCAGCTCTGAATCTTGTATGTATCGAGGAAAAGTACTTGCAAATAGGACTTACAGCGTATGCAACCACAAAGAGTCGGACATTCCATCCCAACTTCCACTCGTTCCAGTCCCTTACCGTACAAACTGAATACACAAACGATTGAACTGTTCCCATCGACATCATTAGAGCAGTAAATGAGTATGCACATGGATATCGCTCAGCTGCTTTAGCCTGTTGCAATAATACAGTATACAGGTCTGCTCAGCacacctcgtggtctaaccaaaaaataatacagtatataCCTAACGGGAGATAAGgagtgatgaattttaagttcTTGACATACAATGTGGTgcaattaagcaatcaagaagCATAAGTACTATAAGgagtgatgaattttaagttcTTGACATACAATGTGGTgcaattaagcaatcaagaacCATAAGTACTATAATGCAACATACAATTGCTATAATCTAATGATACTGATTTAAGAGGCAGGGGAGAGTGGTAATCGAAATTTCAAGCATGAATGTTCAGTTTATATACGATTTACCTGAAGAATCAACCAGCAGGAATAGCACAGACATCCTGCCAAGGCTATAACTGTGCCCAAGAAATAATTGGTTTTTACGACCTTGCTTGGTGGTGTTTTATGCAGTAGGTGAATATTAGTACTCCATAAATGAAGTTCCGGTCCTTGGTAAAAGGTGAGGAGCATCGCCCCGCCAATGCCAAACATTGTCCCCAACGCCTTTCCTTTGCCTGCTGCTGTGTTCAAACCCAACTTCTCCAACCTAGACCGACCACAATACACAATTATCTTCATCAAGAACGAGCTGATTGAACAGAATACTTTTTGCAAAAAGGTTGCGTTTAGAATAGGAAGATATGTATACCCAAGTATAACCGCAACAATGAAGGTAATGCCAGGGATGAGATTAAATATGGCAGTGGCATAGGTTGCAGAAGTATATGACAAGCTCTTCAAATACAAATTCTGCCCTAGTGATCCTCTGCAGGTATCAAAGAATACAAAATGATAACACTTTGATCAGATCATCATCAGTTATAATCTTTACaccatacaaaaattaattcatcatgtctaattagtaattaccacTCATATTACACATAGTTCAGTAGATCcacacttcttttttttttttttgagtgacaaggGAAACTGCAGCCACCGAGGGTATACTGGGTAGATCCCGCCCTATGATCTtagccggcaaaggatcacGGGTTTATCCTATGACCCTAACTAACTGGCTAAAgattacaaggaagtaaaccagcctaagGGCAGAAGTAAACCAGTCAAAGGGCATaagtaaaccagcctaagttgCCCTGACCGGCTCATaccaagaaagccaatagaATGTTGGGAGCTGAACTTGTaacttgtggttaccaagcaaacaaccttaccaactTGGCAGGGTTTGCCCAATCCACACCTAATTTAATCACTCCATTACTGAAATTATAGCAATGTAATTAGAGGAAAGGTATCACAAGGAGCATATGAAAAGCAGATGGGTGTTCCTCTTTAATTGGTTCAcagcaaagaagaagaagaacaacaacaaaacccGTGAATGAAAAGCAAAAACGTACAGTTACACCAAAGATGAGAGAAAAGAGGGattaaatgaaagaaaatgaaagaagagCTCACCCAAACAGTCCACAGAGAAATGCCAGAAACAGAATAGTCCATGTTAGCTTGGGCCTCTTTTTTCTGAAATCACAATAATCCACAAAATTCAACACAGATTAGGAGACATAATACAAACTTCCATGATTAATTGAATCGATGCCCAGAAAGCCAGAACCACACCaaaatccatatatatatatatatatatatatatatatatatatatatatatatatatatatatNNNNNNNNNNNNNNNNNNNNNNNNNNNNNNNNNNNNNNNNNNNNNNNNNNNNNNNNNNNNNNNNNNNNNNNNNNNNNNNNNNNNNNNNNNNNNNNNNNNNNNNNNNNNNNNNNNNNNNNNNNNNN
It includes:
- the LOC116033455 gene encoding WAT1-related protein At1g25270-like, with amino-acid sequence MNAKKKRPKLTWTILFLAFLCGLFGGSLGQNLYLKSLSYTSATYATAIFNLIPGITFIVAVILGLEKLGLNTAAGKGKALGTMFGIGGAMLLTFYQGPELHLWSTNIHLLHKTPPSKVVKTNYFLGTVIALAGCLCYSCWLILQAKAAERYPCAYSFTALMMSMGTVQSFVYSVCTVRDWNEWKLGWNVRLFVVAYAGIVGSGLMFSLIAWCVRKKGPVFVSIFNPLMLIMVAIAGSLFLDEKIHLGTLLGGGLIVIGVYVVLWGKGKEVEVSQLIRENLSYHFTNLHLEIHAC